One segment of Triticum aestivum cultivar Chinese Spring chromosome 2A, IWGSC CS RefSeq v2.1, whole genome shotgun sequence DNA contains the following:
- the LOC123186191 gene encoding pathogenesis-related protein 1, whose amino-acid sequence MASTNSWTHEIESSVAAPRLFRAGVMDWHTLAPKLAPHIVASAHPVNGEGGIGSVRQFNFTSAMPFSVMKERLEFLDEEKCECKSTLIEGGGIGSAIETATSHIKVEPAANGGSVVKVDSTYKLLPGVEVNDEITKAKESVTAIFKAAEAYLIANPDAYN is encoded by the exons ATGGCCTCCACCAACAGCTGGACCCACGAGATTGAGTCCTCAGTCGCGGCACCGCGCCTGTTCCGTGCCGGCGTCATGGACTGGCACACTCTGGCACCCAAGCTCGCGCCCCACATCGTCGCCAGCGCCCATCCCGTCAACGGCGAAGGCGGCATCGGCAGCGTCAGGCAGTTCAACTTTACCTCAG cCATGCCCTTTAGCGTCATGAAGGAGAGGCTAGAGTTCCTGGACGAGGAGAAGTGCGAGTGCAAGTCAACCCTCATCGAGGGCGGCGGCATCGGCTCGGCCATCGAGACCGCAACGTCGCACATCAAGGTGGAGCCGGCGGCCAACGGCGGGAGCGTCGTGAAAGTGGACTCGACGTACAAGCTGCTGCCAGGCGTGGAGGTGAATGACGAAATCACCAAGGCCAAGGAATCCGTCACCGCCATCTTCAAGGCCGCCGAGGCCTACCTCATCGCCAACCCCGACGCCTACAACTGA